A single window of Bacteroidota bacterium DNA harbors:
- the panB gene encoding 3-methyl-2-oxobutanoate hydroxymethyltransferase has protein sequence MSTETTSSKEEKKRKKVTTARLTEMKARGEKISMLTAYDYSFARILDEAGVDVLLVGDSASNVIHGHETTVPITLNQMIDHAAAVVRGVERALVVVDMPFGTYQGNSKVALESAIRIMKESGGHSVKLEGGEFIIDSVKRILSAGIPVMGHLGLTPQSIYKFGSYVVRAQEEEEAEQLVKDALKLQEVGIFALILEKIPAHLAERVAKLLTIPVIGIGAGPGVDGQVLVTHDMLGINNEFSPRFLRRYAELYGIMKSAFEAYTADVKSGAFPTEDESY, from the coding sequence ATGTCAACAGAAACAACGTCGTCCAAGGAAGAAAAAAAGCGGAAGAAGGTCACCACCGCACGTCTTACTGAAATGAAGGCCCGCGGGGAGAAAATTTCCATGCTCACGGCTTATGATTATTCATTTGCGCGCATTCTGGATGAGGCCGGCGTAGATGTCCTGTTGGTCGGCGACTCTGCAAGCAACGTGATTCACGGCCACGAAACTACCGTTCCGATCACGCTCAATCAGATGATTGACCACGCAGCAGCCGTTGTGCGCGGTGTTGAGCGCGCCCTTGTCGTCGTGGACATGCCTTTTGGCACATATCAAGGGAACAGCAAAGTGGCTCTGGAAAGCGCCATTCGCATCATGAAGGAATCCGGCGGACACAGTGTAAAGTTGGAAGGCGGAGAATTCATCATTGATTCGGTCAAACGTATCCTCTCTGCAGGAATTCCGGTGATGGGCCACCTCGGTCTTACGCCGCAGTCGATCTATAAATTCGGATCGTACGTGGTGCGCGCGCAGGAGGAAGAAGAGGCCGAACAATTGGTCAAAGACGCCCTCAAGCTGCAAGAAGTGGGCATTTTTGCCTTGATCCTCGAAAAAATCCCTGCCCATCTCGCCGAACGCGTTGCAAAACTCCTGACGATCCCGGTGATCGGCATCGGTGCAGGCCCCGGCGTCGATGGACAAGTGCTCGTCACCCATGACATGCTCGGCATCAACAATGAATTTTCTCCCCGATTCCTGCGCCGCTACGCAGAGCTCTACGGCATCATGAAGTCAGCCTTCGAAGCCTATACCGCCGATGTAAAGTCAGGCGCATTTCCGACGGAGGACGAATCCTATTGA
- a CDS encoding adenosylhomocysteinase: MVNSLDYKVKDISLAEWGRKEIRLAEAEMPGLMAIRQEYGPSQPLKGARIAGCLHMTIQTAVLIETLTALGAEVRWSSCNIFSTQDHAAAAVAAAGTPVFAWKGETLAEADWCIEQTLFFGEDRRPLNMILDDGGDLTNMVFDQYPQLVNGIRGLSEETTTGVHRLYERQKKGTLVMPAINVNDSVTKSKFDNKYGCRESLVDAIRRATDVMMAGKVAVVAGYGDVGKGSADSLRGAGARVIVTEIDPICALQAAMEGFEVKSMDKAVLEADIIVTATGNLNVIDARHFPMMKDKAIVCNIGHFDNEINMAWLNENYGHTKDTVKPQVDIYTINEKDIIILAEGRLVNLGCATGHPSFVMSNSFCNQTLAQIELWNNHANYENKVYVLPKHLDEKVARMHLAKINVELDVLSTEQAAYIDVPVAGPYKTDTYRY; encoded by the coding sequence ATGGTAAATTCGCTGGATTACAAAGTCAAAGATATTTCGCTGGCCGAATGGGGCCGCAAAGAGATTCGCCTTGCTGAGGCAGAAATGCCAGGTCTCATGGCCATCAGGCAAGAATATGGCCCTTCGCAGCCTTTGAAGGGCGCTCGCATCGCAGGATGCTTGCACATGACCATCCAAACCGCAGTGCTCATCGAAACTTTGACCGCCCTTGGCGCTGAAGTTCGCTGGTCTTCCTGCAACATCTTCTCGACCCAAGACCACGCCGCAGCTGCTGTTGCTGCTGCAGGTACCCCTGTTTTCGCTTGGAAAGGCGAAACCCTCGCCGAAGCCGATTGGTGCATCGAGCAAACCTTGTTCTTCGGTGAAGACCGCCGTCCGCTCAACATGATCCTTGACGACGGTGGTGACTTGACCAACATGGTGTTTGATCAATATCCACAGTTGGTCAATGGCATCCGTGGTCTCTCCGAAGAAACCACCACCGGTGTGCACCGCCTCTATGAGCGTCAGAAAAAAGGTACGCTCGTGATGCCTGCCATCAACGTCAATGACTCCGTCACCAAGTCCAAATTCGACAACAAATACGGCTGCCGCGAATCCCTCGTGGATGCCATCCGCCGTGCAACCGACGTGATGATGGCCGGTAAAGTCGCCGTTGTCGCAGGTTACGGTGACGTCGGCAAAGGTTCGGCTGACTCGCTCCGTGGCGCAGGCGCCCGCGTGATCGTCACCGAAATCGACCCGATCTGTGCGCTGCAAGCAGCCATGGAAGGCTTCGAAGTCAAGTCGATGGACAAGGCAGTGTTGGAAGCTGACATCATTGTGACGGCAACCGGCAACTTGAACGTGATCGATGCCCGTCACTTCCCGATGATGAAAGACAAAGCGATTGTCTGTAACATCGGTCACTTTGACAACGAGATCAACATGGCATGGTTGAATGAAAACTACGGCCACACCAAAGACACGGTGAAGCCACAGGTCGACATTTACACCATCAACGAAAAGGACATCATCATCTTGGCCGAAGGCCGTTTGGTGAACCTTGGTTGCGCTACCGGTCACCCAAGCTTCGTGATGAGCAACAGCTTCTGCAATCAGACGCTCGCTCAAATCGAACTCTGGAACAACCACGCCAACTACGAAAACAAGGTGTATGTGCTTCCAAAGCACCTCGACGAAAAAGTCGCACGTATGCACCTTGCCAAGATCAACGTGGAATTGGACGTCTTGAGCACCGAACAGGCTGCTTACATCGACGTGCCGGTCGCAGGTCCTTACAAGACCGACACCTACCGTTACTGA